A window of Streptomyces sp. SAI-127 contains these coding sequences:
- a CDS encoding discoidin domain-containing protein, whose translation MTALIALATAIGLALTLLTAAPPATAAADLLSQGRPATSSSTENAATPASAAVDGNTRTRWSSTFSDPQWLGVDLGSTFTISRVELRWEAAYARAFQIQTSDNGTTWTTVYSTTTSTGGLQTLDVNANGRYVRVHGTQRGTAYGYSLWEFQVYGSGGGTPPGNGIPDPTTASLEAANGPLTTAGYTVPSPNGYGSGTVTYPTAGGPYPGVVLMPGYQGTQQNLQWLAPRLASWGFVVINVGTNTLTDDPGSRGRQITAAGTQLLALGTAPGNPLSGKLNGTLGAVGHSMGGGGVMAALRDDPRFRAGVPTAPYYPNMNFSSVTEPTFFLTCQSDPVAHGNSYAVPWYNSMSQSEKLYIEVPGDHLCPMTDYGNKAKQGKWIVSFLSLWLRADTRFGPFLCGPVRDGDKNDASLVTRWMDTCPF comes from the coding sequence ATGACGGCACTCATCGCACTGGCCACCGCCATCGGCTTGGCGCTGACCCTGCTGACAGCCGCCCCGCCCGCGACCGCCGCCGCCGACCTGCTGTCCCAGGGCAGGCCCGCGACCTCATCGTCCACCGAGAACGCGGCCACCCCCGCGTCGGCGGCGGTGGACGGCAACACCCGCACGCGCTGGTCGAGTACCTTCAGCGATCCGCAGTGGCTGGGAGTCGATCTGGGCTCCACCTTCACCATCAGCCGAGTGGAGCTGCGCTGGGAGGCCGCGTACGCCCGCGCGTTCCAGATCCAGACCTCCGACAACGGCACCACGTGGACCACCGTCTACTCGACCACGACAAGCACCGGTGGCCTTCAGACCCTCGACGTGAACGCCAACGGCCGGTACGTCCGCGTCCACGGAACCCAGCGGGGCACCGCCTACGGCTACTCGCTGTGGGAGTTCCAGGTGTACGGCTCCGGTGGCGGCACCCCTCCGGGCAACGGGATCCCGGACCCGACGACCGCCTCCCTGGAGGCCGCCAACGGGCCGCTGACCACGGCCGGTTACACTGTTCCCAGTCCGAACGGGTACGGCTCCGGCACGGTCACGTACCCGACGGCCGGTGGCCCGTACCCGGGCGTCGTCCTGATGCCGGGCTATCAGGGCACACAGCAGAACCTGCAGTGGCTCGCACCGCGCCTCGCTTCCTGGGGCTTCGTCGTCATCAACGTGGGAACCAACACCCTCACCGACGATCCCGGCTCGCGTGGCCGCCAGATCACCGCCGCCGGCACACAGTTGCTCGCGCTCGGCACCGCCCCCGGCAACCCGCTGTCGGGGAAGCTCAACGGCACGCTCGGCGCGGTCGGTCACTCGATGGGCGGAGGTGGCGTCATGGCTGCCCTCCGGGACGACCCGCGCTTCCGGGCAGGTGTGCCGACGGCCCCGTACTACCCGAACATGAACTTCTCCTCAGTCACCGAGCCCACGTTCTTCCTGACCTGTCAGAGCGACCCCGTCGCCCACGGCAACAGTTACGCGGTGCCCTGGTACAACTCCATGTCCCAGTCCGAGAAGCTGTACATCGAGGTTCCGGGCGACCATCTCTGCCCGATGACGGACTACGGCAACAAGGCCAAGCAGGGCAAGTGGATCGTGTCGTTCCTCAGCCTCTGGCTGCGTGCCGACACCCGCTTCGGCCCGTTCCTGTGCGGTCCGGTACGCGACGGCGACAAGAACGACGCCTCCCTGGTCACGCGCTGGATGGACACCTGCCCGTTCTGA
- a CDS encoding esterase-like activity of phytase family protein has translation MRIRAARARIIATAVVLASLPALIGTPAAAAQDSSVRLDFLGARELPNAMAFQGTTVGGLSAISYDARTGTYYVISDDRSQTGPARFYTAHVEFADGTLKGVALTGTHPWLRPDGTTFPPTSTATSTVAPDPEGIAVDPRDGTLAWTSEGERIVPSDGPALLGDPWIRRATTTGTYTGQVPLPPQLHMNSQEFGPRKNQTLEGVTFTPDGRRIVTAMEDPLYQDGDDPTPEHGALTRITVHDARTGQPLVQYAYPLEPLFATPPAGSTDTNGVSDIVALDHDRFLVLERASIYSDNNWKARIYLVDLHGATDVLGRDSLTDPSAQRVQPVRKTLVTDLSDVPGLPRVDNVEGITLGPRLPDGRRTVVLVSDDNFAARQVTQFLAFAAHRI, from the coding sequence ATGCGCATCCGCGCCGCCCGCGCCCGGATCATCGCCACCGCAGTCGTGCTTGCCTCCCTCCCCGCCCTCATCGGCACCCCGGCCGCCGCCGCCCAGGACAGTTCCGTACGCCTGGACTTCCTCGGTGCGCGGGAGCTGCCCAACGCCATGGCCTTCCAGGGCACCACCGTCGGCGGGTTGTCCGCGATCAGCTACGACGCCAGAACCGGCACGTACTACGTGATCAGCGACGACCGCTCGCAGACCGGCCCCGCCCGCTTCTACACCGCTCACGTCGAGTTCGCCGACGGCACCCTCAAGGGCGTCGCACTCACCGGCACCCATCCCTGGCTCCGCCCGGACGGCACCACCTTCCCACCCACCTCGACCGCCACCTCCACCGTCGCACCCGACCCGGAGGGCATCGCCGTTGATCCGCGCGACGGCACCCTGGCCTGGACGAGCGAGGGCGAGCGCATCGTCCCGTCCGACGGACCCGCCCTTCTCGGCGACCCCTGGATCCGCCGCGCCACCACGACCGGCACCTACACCGGCCAGGTCCCGCTGCCTCCGCAACTGCACATGAACTCCCAGGAGTTCGGCCCCCGCAAGAACCAGACCCTCGAAGGAGTCACCTTCACCCCGGACGGCCGGCGGATCGTCACCGCCATGGAGGACCCCCTCTATCAGGACGGCGACGACCCCACCCCCGAGCACGGCGCGCTCACCCGCATCACGGTCCACGACGCACGCACCGGACAGCCGCTGGTCCAGTACGCCTACCCCCTGGAACCGCTGTTCGCCACGCCGCCCGCAGGCAGCACCGACACCAACGGCGTCAGCGACATCGTGGCCCTCGACCACGACCGCTTCCTGGTCCTCGAACGCGCCTCGATCTACAGCGACAACAACTGGAAGGCCCGCATCTACCTGGTCGACCTCCACGGCGCCACCGACGTCCTCGGCCGCGATTCCCTCACCGACCCATCCGCACAACGCGTCCAGCCGGTCCGCAAGACGCTCGTGACCGACCTGTCCGACGTCCCCGGACTGCCCCGGGTCGACAACGTCGAGGGCATCACCCTCGGCCCTCGCCTCCCCGACGGCCGCCGCACCGTCGTCCTGGTCTCCGACGACAACTTCGCCGCACGCCAGGTGACCCAGTTCCTCGCCTTCGCAGCCCACAGGATCTGA
- a CDS encoding ABC transporter permease: MGPVLDVVLSTGFLAAILGVSTPYVLAALGGLLAERAGVPNIAMEGSMLSAACTGALVAGYSGSVWAGAVCGIAAGALLALLLGVLHLYLGADAIIAGIGLNLLAAGATAYTVYALLGDKGGTSRLHSGALPSVRLPLIEDVPGLGAVLSGQNVLTWAALAATPAVAWLLYRARFGFHLRAVGEHPEAARSVGIHVHRVQFRALALSGALAGAAGVFLSMGAVSFFVTGMTAGRGYIALAAVFLGALRPWGVFLAALGFGTAEALAVQLGNLDIPSQLVSAIPYVFTLLALAYFAWRRSRAARTAAAPVSPPSLETT, from the coding sequence ATGGGTCCCGTCCTCGACGTAGTGCTCAGCACCGGATTCCTCGCTGCGATCCTCGGGGTGTCGACGCCGTACGTCCTCGCCGCCCTCGGCGGTCTCCTGGCCGAGCGGGCCGGGGTGCCCAACATCGCCATGGAGGGCTCGATGCTGTCGGCGGCGTGCACCGGTGCGCTGGTCGCCGGGTACAGCGGCTCGGTCTGGGCCGGAGCGGTCTGCGGGATCGCCGCCGGCGCACTCCTCGCGCTGCTGCTCGGCGTACTGCATCTGTATCTGGGTGCGGACGCCATCATCGCGGGCATCGGCCTCAACCTCCTGGCGGCGGGCGCGACCGCGTACACCGTGTACGCGCTCCTCGGCGACAAGGGCGGGACCAGCCGGCTGCACAGCGGCGCGCTGCCCTCGGTCCGGCTGCCGCTGATCGAGGACGTCCCCGGTCTCGGCGCGGTACTGAGCGGGCAGAACGTGCTCACCTGGGCCGCCCTCGCCGCCACCCCGGCGGTCGCCTGGCTGCTGTACCGGGCCCGGTTCGGCTTCCATCTGCGCGCGGTCGGCGAGCATCCCGAGGCGGCCCGCTCGGTCGGCATCCACGTCCACCGGGTCCAGTTCCGCGCCCTCGCGCTCAGCGGCGCGCTGGCCGGTGCGGCCGGGGTGTTCCTGAGCATGGGCGCCGTGTCCTTCTTCGTCACCGGCATGACCGCCGGCCGCGGCTACATCGCCCTGGCCGCCGTCTTCCTCGGCGCCCTGCGCCCCTGGGGCGTGTTCCTCGCCGCCCTCGGCTTCGGCACCGCCGAGGCCCTCGCCGTCCAGCTCGGCAACCTCGACATCCCCTCCCAGCTGGTCTCCGCGATCCCGTACGTCTTCACCCTGCTGGCCCTCGCGTACTTCGCCTGGCGCCGCAGCCGCGCCGCACGCACCGCTGCGGCTCCTGTGTCACCGCCCTCGCTGGAAACCACGTAA